In Xiphophorus hellerii strain 12219 chromosome 8, Xiphophorus_hellerii-4.1, whole genome shotgun sequence, the genomic window GAGTGAAAAACCACTCTCCTAGAGTGCCTCTTGATTTTTCCCAAGAGGGAAAAATCAGAATCGACCTAACTTCAACCAATCCTGATGCCTCTCTTGTCTAAATTTTCCAGGACTCAAGACGGACCTGGACAGCAAGCTGTTCGGACAGCACATTGCGTCCCGCATCATCTTAAAAGCCGTGAACGGCTTCATGAGCAACACGAACCCGAAGAAGCCCCTGGTGCTCTCTCTCCACGGGTGGACCGGCACCGGGAAGAACTTTGTGAGCCAGCTCATCGCCGAAAGCGTTTATGCCGAAGGAATGCACAGCTGCTTCGTCCACGTGTTCACGTCCACGCTTCACTTCCCGCACGCGGAGCACATAGCCACCTACAAGGTGAATTATAGTCCATGCAGAgttttacagcacatttcagccgTCTGACCTGTTTTCATTGCTTGCTTTTGTCCTCAGTCTCAGTTGCAGCAGTGGGTCAGAGGCAATGTGACCAACTGTGAGCGCTCCATGTTCATCTTTGACGAGATGGACAAGATGCACCCGGGCCTGATTGACAGCATCAAGCCATACCTGGACTACTATGACAAGCTGGATGGGGTTTCTTATCGGAAATccatcttcatcttcctcaGGTAAACGACTAAGTCTTCAGAAGATTTGGCCTGTGTCCTAGGAAATTAATACTCTTGgttttatattgatttttgtCAATGTAGtaaatgaagagaaacaaagcatttttctgaaggctttatatatatatatatatatatatatatatatatatatatatatatatatatatatatatatatatatatatatagtacagaccaaatgtttggacacaccttttaattcaatgagtttcctttattttcatgactattgacattgtagattcacactgaaggcatcaaaactatgaataacacatgtggaaatatgcactaaacaaaaaagtgtaaaacaactgaaaatagcccttatattctagtttcttcaaagtagcaaccttttgctgtgattactgctttgcacacactctgcattttcttgatgaacttcaagaggtagtcacctgaaatggttttcacttcataggtgccctgtcaggttaataagtgggatttcttgccttataaatagtcatgaaaataaagaaaacccattgaattagaaggtgtgtccaaacttttggtctgtactgtatatatatatatatatagtgaaCTCCGTTTCCTAATTACAAGACTTCTAAAGtcaattggttgcactggattttatgtaTCGCTTCTGGTTTTCACCCGACAGCAACGCAGGAGGAGAAGGCATCATCCAGACGGCTCTGGAGTTCTGGAAAGCGGGAAAAAATCGAGAAGAGATCGAGCTCAAAGACCTGGAAACAGCACTCTCGCTGTCCGtgttcaacaacaacaaaagtaaGCCGAGGTCACGTCgtagtttctttaaaaaaaaaaaaaaccaacaaaaataagtaaagttCTTCAAATACTTTTCCGTTTCTCTTCCCTCAGGCGGCTTCTTTCGTACAAGTTTGATCGACAAGAACCTGGTGGACTTCTTCGTTCCCTTCCTGCCTCTGGAGTACGAGCACGTGGTACAGTGCGCCATGGCTGAGATGGAAGCCAGAAACCTCAAACCGAACCCCGACGTGGCGGACATGGTGGCCAGGGATTTGGTCTACTTCCCCAAATCTGAGCGAGTGTTCTCCGTCAAAGGCTGCAAGACGATAGAGAGCAAACTGGACTTCTACACATAGATGTGCGCATTTGAAGGACGTGAAAACGAGTCACTaagtgcactttttttttttagaaaaagaactTTGCAGCCAAAATGACTAGAGACAGGAAGCCAGTCTGGCTGAAGAGAGTTAAGTGAAGGTTTTTTCTGTCTGACCTTGTGGCCATCAAGCCATCAGGAGGCCTTCTCACTTACACTCAGCGCCAGCCGGATGAAATATTCAAGCGGTCGGAGCGATTTGTCGCTTGCGAAGGAGCTTAACCTCTGCTTTTATGTCGCCAGTCTCGGACGGTTGTGTTTGCTTGCAGAAACTCTTAAATATTGATGTCTTCCTGTTAGGGAAACCCGTTTCCCTTTGGAGCCGTTCTCCGACGTGTTCTTGACGCGAACGGACTGCCTTAAATCTTTATCTCAGTTTCTACTAGAATTTTTACAGATCAACAGCTGTTCATTTACCTCAATAAACGAGCAGCTGGTGGTGGAGGTGAGGTGAAAACGGGAAGTCTTTTATTCTGCACTGTTGAACCTCACTGCACTGCAAAGATTACACAAGTGAAATGAAGTGTTGTAACGTGACTTGTTTTTAAGAAACTCAGAATTGTTGTCTTGTCGTCAATTTTGATCGTCTGAATGGAAACAGTTTCGGTTGGCGTTTCCCAACCGCTTCTTAAAATGTCAGGTTTTTGTTACGAAAAGAAAACGAGTCCATGACAAATcgctttaaaacattttcacatgtaaTGTTGGGGATAAATTTATCGTTATGACAACATAATGCggtgtaattatattttaaaaggtAAAGGTTTTAGAGAATTAACTTAGACATTGACCTGAAGccattttgtaataaatcctTGCTAAGATggacatttatttcatttttccaaCACTCAGACGGATGATAAtctatgatttttgttttcaggaaaCCAAAAGCAGAAAGACCTTAACAATACAGACCTTACACACGTTATCAAATATCGCATCTTTTAGTACAACTCTAATACAGATCAGctgaaaattaataaatcagtTGGAAAGCATTAGCTTAGCTGCAGTAGCCTAGTTTTATAagctttaaactttattaatttaagCATCTGGGCATCTTTCATCCAGCATTTTGACTTGCAACAATTCTCCAAGTCTATTTCATGAGGCGATTTACAATTGATGTTTGTTCTGAACTTTAGCTTGGCCATGACAAAATATCATCGCAATATCAGTACGTGCAAAATCAAAGTTAGCGGTGCACCGATAATTTTGGTGCACCGCTAAACGAAAGAAATCAACCCTGATTTCTTGCGTTTTGGTTTGATCAGCAATCGGCCGATACGTACATAAATCCACCGATCTTATCTATCCCCGCAAAAGTctgaaaattatgtttgtaGGTGCGGGGTTAACAATTGTCATCCTATTGCTGCCAACTTGGTGTCTTTGTTGCTGTATTTAGTGactttagaaacaaaaataaacaaaagccaAAATTGGTATCGGCAGgtcattcattaaaaaaatcgTTGGTCAGTGATCGGCCaaaaaactgcagtcggtgcaCTCCTAATTGAAATAACAAAGATCAGCCTTGGACAATATTTGCTCTGGGTGTTCTTGATGTATTTGACCAGCAGGATGGACTCTGCTCTTAATGTTTACACCTGATATATAGTTTCAGTGGCTGAGCTGCCCATGGAGGACGGGAAAATAAAATTTCGggtaataatttatattgctggAATTTTCAGCGAGAGTATCACGATTATACATTTTCCTGCTATTGTGCAGACCTAGTGTTTACTCAAGTAGAGTGAATGATGAAATTTAACATACCACATTTTAGTTTAAGGTTTTCATAATTATTAAActtcattttgcaaaaaaaaaaacaagacaaaaaaaatcctttcctactgatttttttgtttctttagttgACTTGTGCagaataaatgttacattaatgTTGGAAAAAGTTTAGATGATTTCTCGTTGTTTCAGTGCTATACTAAGGGGCTTCTATTCTTTTCTTTATGGAGCTACTGTATTCTACTTTTTAAGCAGTGGGAGGAAGTATATGCTCTGTTGGTTGTACAAGTGTTAAGAAGAAAGCAAACCTTTTCAGTGTGACTGCTTACCGCTGAATGTGAACGTAAATTTCTGCTGTGCAGTGAAAGCTCCTTGGCTGTAAACACACCACCAAGAAGTCATTCGGATCAcagctaataataaaaaaaaatatttttgattatcAGCATTTTACTCATTCATGTAAAGGGAACACCAGATTCCAGCTCATTCAGCTCATCACTTCAGTAAACCCGTCATGGGATCGGCCGGCATTGAAAGTTGTGAAATAATCAAACATCTTGCATAGCATGACTGTGCAAAGTGCAACTTCAGGTGAAACGgtgaaataaaaagcataaaaccaTTGCAGCAGGAGAACCACAAACACTGTAAACCAAAAtaagttggggttttttgtaggaaaaagtttttttcataaaaattaagTATGTTAAGACAAACCTCACTTCTATTTAGAATTAGCTTTGCACATTCAAAGTGTATTATCgtgccattatcaatatattacttgaaaatggtcaacattatcatttatcccaataattactgggaaaatttattgtccagcaaaatatATTATCATTTCAGGTTTAGCTAAAAACAGTCTTAAGATTAAATAACAGTATCCCCAGATCTGAAAAGCTGTGTGCGTTCTTGACCAGTGTCAGTAGTTTCCAAGGTATCTTGTGATgctatttctttgttttttttcttttgtgaaaatataatagTTCTTGGAGGGAATTGTTCACAGTTATAAATGCATGCCATTTGTAAGCTTCCTTGTCACTGTTCAGTTCTGAATGGTGGTGATTCAGAAATATGTCCTTGTTCatttgttgtttgtgagcaGAACTAGAGTTTAACCATAAATAAACTCTCGACATAAATGTATAttctaaacattttctcaaactgTAAAATTAAGTCCTAGCAGCTTACAGTGTGTAAATTAACCCGACTAATAAATGTTGGTAGGTTTCAGTGTACATAGTTACGTGGCAGTTATGACGTAGTTCATAGTTTGTTAGTTGATTAGTTGATGGACAGGTTAAGGAAGTGTTCCTTTGATTACAGATCCGCCATTTTCCATAAGATTAATCTATCCTAAGTAAACGGACACATAACACAAGTTTTTAAGGTAAGTAAAACAGTATAAGGCAGCTTTGGACCTTTGCATGACCACTTTTATAACAACAGCACTTCCACTTCGAGACGCTTCGCCACAATAATGTGTTCTTTTTGGTTTTAACCCAGTTTGTCTTGCTAATCGAAATGCATCCGAGGAAGAAACATGTCCTGCTCATCTTGCTGCTTCTGTGGTCCAGCAAGGCGGAGGCGCTGGAACCGGTTAGCACCGCAATGGGATTGGCTCTTCTCGCTGTTGGCACAGGATTTTTATTGCGTTCCATTTCATTGTCCTACGAAACCTGCTCACCCCCTTGGATATCCTTCAACAGAACAAGTAAGCATAATAAGCAATACAGCTTCtgagtgttgtgtttttttttgtgtaaaacttAATTCTACAAAAacgttttatgtaaaaaaaaaatatctgagtgGTTCGACAATTAAAGTTTCACACATCTGTTTGCCGAACGAGTTTGTTCTTTGAAAGCGAAACTGAAAACTGTTGTCTTCACAGAGTTTAGCACCTGTGGCAATACTTCTACATGTATCATCTCAGCAGACTATGATCATTCACCATTTaggatattttaaatttgtttttttaaaatttttttatttgtttgaaataaacttaTTCATATTCAATATTCAACCTGCCACAAAAGCTAGAAAGCATTTCTTCAATCTCAAGGGCTCAAATCTGTTGTTCCAACTTGTATGAGGTATTCTCATGCTTTCATTCTTATTAATTGACAAGACAACAGGGATTACTCcacaaattcagaaaaaaatgatggCTTTCCTGCAAACCTTTCCTATATGACTCATGTGGTTCCAGCCACAAATCTCCTGATCAGCTTTTCATCTAAATTCTCCAGGACTCGAGACGGACCTGGACAACAAGCTGTTCGGACAGCACATTGCGTCCAGCATCATCTTAAAAGCTGTGAACGGCTTCATGAGCAACACGAACCCAAAGAAGCCCCTGGTGCTCTCTTTCCAGGGGTGGACCGGCACCGGGAAGAACTTAGTGAGCCAGCTCATCGCTGAAAGCATTTACAGCAAAGGAATGAAAAGCCGCCACGTCCACTTGTTCACCTCCACTTTTCACTTCCCACATAAACGTATGATTGATACCTACAAGGTAAGGAATACCCCACATCTCTAATCAAGTCAGCTTTATTTGAGTGGCACAATAAGGTAGTTCAAAattctttactttaaaaaaacataattctgaAACCTGTTATATTGTGaacaattattacattttgtcaaatagaCACTGTTACAATAATCAACTGTGTTGATTATgagatgagtttctctagatcttccTGGGACATTTGTTCATTATGgctgttcttcaggtgatagaaggccgactttgtaactgtatttatgtggctctgaaggttaaAGTCTGAgttcatcactacacccagatttcggCCTTGtaataactaaatgttttaatttttggtgGTTTGataattgctgtttttaaatcctGGAGGGAAATACTTAATGAGTCTTTTTCTGTCCAGTTCAGCCAGCTGACTTGCTTTTCTTCTCAGTCTCAGTTGCAGCAGTGGGTCAGAGGCAATGTGAACAACTGTGAGCGCTCCTTGTTCATCTTTGATGAGATGGATAAGATGCACCCAGGCgtgattgacagcattaagcAGTACCTGGAATACTATGACAATCTGGACGGGGTTTCTTATAGGAAGTccatcttcatcttcctcaGGTAAGACCACACAAGATTCCGGTTATATTTTAATCAGGACCGCTATAGGctacttttgttttgagttatGATGGATGTTTGTGATCATGaagtaaatgcagaaaaatacagcattttttcCCTTGTAGTTTTCATATAAACAACTCTGAAACGGTACTGAAAGTGGGTCTGGTATGTGATTGGGCTATTCCGAcatatgaatatgctttgaccAATACTTCCATTGGCGCTCTGACTGGAAGATGAACTTCCACTACAGTGTGAACTCCTTTGCAACctcaaacaggttttcttccaggctCCCCAAAAGCTACCACGGTGCTGTTGGCTTCTTTTGTGGTTTATGACCTCCATGCTCAGGTTCAGTTTAGGTTGGTAGCTTTGCTTCTGTGTGAAGCTCGTCTTTTTTAAGATGATACGTTGAACGTTGTGAGATCTCCACAGCTTGGGATATTGCTTCAGAACCTAACGGTTTCATCTCTAACCTGTCTGTTGTGTTCTCTAACTTCATGAGATTGGATTTTCTCTGATATTCTTTGAGACCTtcataaaatgctaaattataCAAGTGAACTCAGTTTCGCAATTACGAGACTTCAAAAGGCGATTGGTTGCTCtggattttcattttaaatttcaacGTATCGTTTCTGGTTTGTATCCGACAGCAACGCAGGAGGAGACGACATCACTAAGACGGCTCTAGAATTCTGGAAGGCGGGAAAAGGTCGAGAAGAGATCAGGCTCAAAGACCTGGAAAAAACACTCTCGCTGTCTGTGTTCAATGACCAAAATGGTAAGCTGAGATCTTGACAACTTTTCcttaaaatcaaaagtaaaagtGCTCAGAGTCCTTTTCCGTTTCCCGTCCCACAGGGGGCTTCTTTCACACGAGTTTGATCGACAAGAATCTGGTGGATTTCTTTGTTCCTTTCCTGCCTCTGGAGGAAATACACGTAGTCCTGTGCGCCATGGTTGAGATGGAAGCCAGAAACTTCAGACCAAACCATGATGTGGCGGACATGGTAGCCAGCGATATGATCTATTTCCCTAAAGATGAAAGAGTGTTCTCTTCCACAGGTTGTAAGACGGTACAGCACAAACTAAACTTCTACATATAGATGTGCGCATCTGAAACATGAGAATGAGACACTATGTGATGTGACGGATGTGAACGAACAAGAAGTAGCTGCCttgcatctttgtttttattggaagGAATTTTGCACTTAAGCAGCTCTTTATTTACCTCAATAAATGACCAGAGCTGTTAAATCTCATGGCACACTGCTAAAAATTGCACaagtgaaattaaatgtcataacaagatttgtttttaagaaactcAGGATTGTCATCTCATCATCAACTCTGATTGTCTAAATGGAAACAGTCTTTGTGTTTATGCTTCCCAATCAAAGCACTACATTATGTGAAATATATAAGGTGATTctcaaaaacaggtttttgttatgaaacaaaatcaagacCATGATAATcactttaaagcatttttcacTTCTTCTTATGAACATGTACAAAGCAGAACACATTGTAATCATATTTTAGAGGGTAAATATGGGAATGCATTAAGTTAGACTTTGACCTGAAGAAACTtctgtaataaaacattaacatgGAAATTCATTGAATTTTTCAGCACATATCACACTTTTTCCTAAGGTCATGCAGCTCTAGTAGAGAAgtaaataaatcactgaaattCCCATGTTGGAGTCTGTGGAAGTGAAGACAGTACA contains:
- the LOC116725048 gene encoding torsin-1A-like, which codes for MHPRKKHVLLILLLLWSSKAEALEPVSTAMGLALLAVGTGFLLRSISLSYETCSPPWISFNRTRLETDLDNKLFGQHIASSIILKAVNGFMSNTNPKKPLVLSFQGWTGTGKNLVSQLIAESIYSKGMKSRHVHLFTSTFHFPHKRMIDTYKSQLQQWVRGNVNNCERSLFIFDEMDKMHPGVIDSIKQYLEYYDNLDGVSYRKSIFIFLSNAGGDDITKTALEFWKAGKGREEIRLKDLEKTLSLSVFNDQNGGFFHTSLIDKNLVDFFVPFLPLEEIHVVLCAMVEMEARNFRPNHDVADMVASDMIYFPKDERVFSSTGCKTVQHKLNFYI
- the LOC116725047 gene encoding torsin-1A-like isoform X2, which codes for MKASHICLWVTLASSGLVNAFDPITTTVVVGFGAALGRAIFKYFKETCDPKWIAYNATGLKTDLDSKLFGQHIASRIILKAVNGFMSNTNPKKPLVLSLHGWTGTGKNFVSQLIAESVYAEGMHSCFVHVFTSTLHFPHAEHIATYKSQLQQWVRGNVTNCERSMFIFDEMDKMHPGLIDSIKPYLDYYDKLDGVSYRKSIFIFLSNAGGEGIIQTALEFWKAGKNREEIELKDLETALSLSVFNNNKSGFFRTSLIDKNLVDFFVPFLPLEYEHVVQCAMAEMEARNLKPNPDVADMVARDLVYFPKSERVFSVKGCKTIESKLDFYT
- the LOC116725047 gene encoding torsin-1A-like isoform X1, producing the protein MQPRKQHVLLLWLLFYSSMAEALEPISTTIAVGMAAALTGILARYQNIFYYFHECCRPEWISFNITRLKTDLDSKLFGQHIASRIILKAVNGFMSNTNPKKPLVLSLHGWTGTGKNFVSQLIAESVYAEGMHSCFVHVFTSTLHFPHAEHIATYKSQLQQWVRGNVTNCERSMFIFDEMDKMHPGLIDSIKPYLDYYDKLDGVSYRKSIFIFLSNAGGEGIIQTALEFWKAGKNREEIELKDLETALSLSVFNNNKSGFFRTSLIDKNLVDFFVPFLPLEYEHVVQCAMAEMEARNLKPNPDVADMVARDLVYFPKSERVFSVKGCKTIESKLDFYT